The Acidobacteriota bacterium DNA window AGCGAATTTCAGCTTATGATCGTCGGGACGCGCGACATCTGGGTAGAGGTTGTCCTGGTCGGCATGATGGTTCTTGTGATTGCAGCCATTGTGCTGATGACTCGCTCGCAGCGGCGCATCCCGGTTCAATACCCGCGCAAGGTGATCGGCCGGAAGGTTTTCGGCGGCGCCACCACGCACCTGCCGCTGTCCGTCAACTCGGCCGGCGTTATTCCGATCATCTTCGCCCAGTCCATCATGTTCCTTCCGTCGACGGTGGCCCAGCTCTTTCCTCAGGCTGAGTGGATTCAGAACCTCGTCGGGGTCTGGCTGGCGCCGGGAGGACTCTGGTATTCGTTCATATACGGCCTGATCATCATCTTCTTTGCCTATTTCTATACGGCTATTGTTTTTAACCCGGTGGACATTGCGGACAACATGCGCAAGAACGGCGGTTACATTCCCGGTATCCGCCCGGGCCGGAACACGGCCGAGTATATAGAAAAAGTCCTCACGCGGATCACCCTGCCGGGAGCCATCTTCTTTGCCTGTATAGCGGTTCTCCCCTGGGTATTGATCAGCCAGGCGCAGGTCAGCTTCTTCTTCGGCGGTACCGGGCTGCTGATTGTCGTGGGTGTGGCCCTGGATACGCTCCAGCAGATTGAGTCGCACTTGCTGATGCGCCACTACGACGGGTTCATGAAGAAAGGCAAGATTCGCGGGAGGTCGATGTAGGCATGAATCTCGTCTTCCTCGGTCCGCCCGGTTCCGGCAAGGGTACGCAGGCAGCGCGGCTCGCCCGTGAGTTGGGAATCGTTCACCTTTCCAGCGGTGACATGCTGCGGGAGGCCGTACGGCGGGAAACTGAACTGGGTCGGAAGGCTGGCGAATACATATCGAAGGGTGAGTTGGTTCCGGATGACCTTATGATCGAGGTGATCGAGGAAAACGTCAGTTCGGGAAAACTCGGCGGCGGGTTCATTCTGGATGGTTTTCCGAGAACGGTGCCGCAGGCCGAGGCGCTTGGGGCGATGTTTGACCGGCACGGCATCTCGCTGGACAAGGCCGTCCTGCTGAGGGTGAGCACCGAGACGATTTTTGCCCGTCTCAAAGGCAGGGCAGCACAGGAAAACCGTTCCGACGACACCGAGGAGGTAATTCGGCGCCGCCTGGACGTTTATGAGAAACAAACCAGGCCGATTGAAGAATTCTACCGTCGGGAGTCGATCTTGACGGAGATCAAGGGTGAAGGTACGCCGGAGAACGTCTTTGACGCCATCGTCGAAGCCACGGCCTGACAGAGAGTGACAGAGTGATCGTGCTTAAGACCAGCCAGGAGATTGAAATCATGCGTCGCGCCGGACGGATTGTGGCTCAAGTCCTCGATTTGGTGGATGAGAGCCTTGCCCCCGGTATGACGACCAGCGAGCTGGATCGGCGCATCGAGGATTTCATCAGGGCGCGCGGGGCGGTCCCGGCCTTCAAGAACTACCAGGGCTTCCCGGCTTCAGCCTGCATCTCCATCAATGAGGAAGTGGTTCACGGCATTCCCGGCAGCCGCGTGATCGAGCAGGGAGATATCGTCTCGGTCGACGTGGGCGCGGTTGTGGACGATTACTACGGGGATTCGGCCCGGACATTTGCCGTCGGCGAGGTATCGCCTGATAAAGGCCGGCTGATGGCGTCGACTCTTGAGTCCCTGATGGCCGGTATTGACAAGGCGAGAATAGGCAATAGATTGGGGGATATTTCGGTAACCGTCCAGCGCGTGGCCGAGAGCCAGGGGTTCGGCGTGGTCCGGCAGCTGGTCGGGCACGGTATCGGCCGGCGCATGCACGAGGAACCCCAGGTACCCAATTTTGGTTCTTCTGAGGACGGACCGGTTCTGGAGGCCGGAATGGTGCTGGCTATTGAGCCGATGATCAACATGGGTACATACGACGTGAAAACCATGCCGGACGGATGGACCGTGGTTACGGCCGACGGTCAGCCGTCCGCGCATTTCGAGCACACGGTAGCGATAACAAACGACGGTCCCGATATACTGACCTTATCTTAGAGGAGCGCATGGCCAAAGAGGAAACCATCACCGTTGAGGGGAAAATCGTCGAAACTCTGCCTAATGCGATGTTTCGCGTGGAGTTGGACAACGGCCATGTGGTCCTGGCGCACATATCGGGGAAGATGAGAATGCATTTTATCAAGATTTTGCCCGGCGACAAGGTGACGCTCGAGCTGTCGCCGTATGATTTGTCACGGGGCCGCATAACCTATCGGTATAAGTGATGAATGCCGGCCCGGTGGAGGTGCCGTTATGAAAGTTCGGTCTGCTATCAAGAAACGTTGCGAGCACTGCAAGATAATAAAACGGCGTGGCGTCCTGAGAGTGATCTGCTCGAAGAACCCCAGTCACAAGCAGCGCCAGGGTTAGAAAACGCGCCGCGTGAGGATGAAGGAGAACTGATTTGGCTCGTATAGCCGGTGTAGATCTGCCTAAAGACAAACGCATTGAAGTCGGTCTGCGATACATCTTCGGGATAGGTCCCCACGTCGCCAGAGACATTCTGAAGAAGACGGGTGTCAGCCCGGATACGCGTGTCCACAAGCTGTCCGATGATGACATTACCAAGCTGCGTACTGTCATCGAAAACGACTACAGCGTGGAAGGTGCCCTTCGTACCCAGATCTCTATGAACATCAAGCGGTTGATAGATATCGGCTCTTACCGGGGTTTGCGGCACCGTCGAGGCCTGCCCGTTCGCGGGCAGCGAACCAAGACCAACGCGCGGACCAGGAAGGGTGCCAAGCGGACCATCGGCGGCCTGAAGAAGAAGCCGGCCGGCAAGACCTAGTGGAGTAACTTCGTAGAGGTTAAGTGTGGCAGAACCAAAGAAAAAAAAGGGCAAAAGAAGGATTGGACGTGTCGATTCGGACGGCATTATCCATATCAAAGCGACCTTTAACAATACCATTGTGACGATCGCGGACCTGAACGGGCGGACGATTTGCTGGGGTTCGGCCGGCAGGGTGGGCTTTAAGGGGTCCAAGAAATCAACGCCGTTTGCCGCCCAGATGGCTGCCACCGCAGCCGTCAGGGAGGCCATGGACCTCGGGCTGCGCAAGGCTGAGGTGCTCGTCAAGGGGCCTGGGCCGGGACGTGAGGCGGCCATTCGATCCCTGTCCGCCGCCGGGCTGGAAATCACGCTCATAAAGGACGTCACGCCGATCCCTCACAACGGGTGTCGTCCGCCCAAGCGCCGTCGGGTGTGACCGCTCCGCACATGAGAGCAAGCTGTTAAGAGGAGAGTAGATGGCTCGATATCGTGATGCTAACTGCAAACTGTGCCGCCGCGAGGGAGAGAAGCTCTTTCTGAAGGGGGCGCGCTGCAATACGGACAAGTGCGCGCTTGAACGCCGCCAGTATGCGCCGGGGCAGCACGGCCAGAATTTCCGCCGAAAAATCTCGGCGTACGGCCTGCAGTTGCGCGAAAAACAAAAAGTCCGCCGGACCTACGGTATACTGGAGAAGCAGTTTCGGAACTATTTCAGCAAGGCTGACGCCAAGAGCGGCATTACCGGAGAAAGCCTCCTGCAGTTTCTTGAATGTCGCCTTGACAACATGGTGTATCGGCTGGGCTTCGCCGGTTCGCGCAAACAAGCGCGGCAGGTTGTCCGGCACCGCCATATCCTGGTCGACAATCGCGTCGTGGATATTCCCTCCTACCAGGTGCGGCCCAGGCAGGTCATTCGCGTGAAGGATAAGTCAAAGAATCTCGACCTGATCCATACGGCGTTGAAGATGGGCCGGGGAGATGATATTCCCTGGCTGAGGCTGAACAAGGCGGCGCTGGAAGGGGAGCTTCTGGAAGTGCCCAAACGTTCCGACATACAGTTGCCGGCAAACGAGCAGCTGATCGTGGAGCTGTACTCGAAGTAGCATGTATTCCCTCTGGGAGGTCTTTCGTTTATGAAATGGAAATCAATGACCATGCCTAAGGAGGTCGTCGCCGATCTGTCCTCGGCTACCGAGAACTACTCGCGGTTTATCATTGAGCCGCTCGAGAGAGGCTACGGCGTGACATTGGGAAACGCCCTGCGCCGGGTGCTGTTGTCGTCCATCCAGGGAGCGGCTGCGGTCTCGATGCGCATTACCGGCTGTCTGCACGAGTTTTCGACTCTCGAGGGCGTCTACGAGGACGTTACCAATATCGTCCTCAATGTCAAGCAGATTGTGGCCAAGATGCATGCCGATGACATGCGCACGCTGCGCGTGCGGACGAACAAGAAAGGGAAAATCACGGCCGGAATGCTCGAGGGAGGCACCGAGGTCGAAATACTCAATCCCGAGTTGCACCTGTGCGAGCTGACTGATGACGTTGAGTTTGAAATGGAAGTGGATATCGACTCCGGGCGCGGCTACCACATAAGCGAACAGAACAAGCGGCCCGATGCGCCGGTCGGGACGATCTTTGTCGACTCGCTGTTCTCTCCCGTAGTCAAGGCCTCCTACTACGTCGAAAACACGCGCGTGGGCCAGCGAACCGATCTGGACCGGCTCACCCTGGAGATGACCACCGACGGCGCCATCACGCCGGAGGACGCGCTCAGCTATGCGGCCAAACTGATGAAGGACCACCTGCAGCTGTTCATCCACATGGATGAGGAAGTCATGGTCGAAGAGGAGCCGGAAGAGGATGAAGAAATCGTCCGGATGCGACAGTTGCTGAAGACCCGCGTGGACGAGCTGGAGCTTTCGGTTCGCTCCTCCAATTGCCTGCGGGCCGCCAATATCCAGACGCTGGCTGATCTGGTCACGAAAACCGAACAGGAAATGCTCAAGTACCGCAACTTCGGACGAAAATCCCTCAATGAGATCGGCACCCTGCTGGAAGAGATGGACCTCTCGTTCGGAATGGATATCGCCAGGTACACGGAACCTGAAAAGAAGACGTGAGCGTAGAATATGGGACACCGCGATAAGGTCAAAAAGCTGGGTCGCACCAGCTCACACCGGAACGCCATGCTGGCCAATATGGCTATGTCGCTGTTTCAGCACCGGGTCATTCGTACTACCGACGTCAAGGCAAAGGCGTTGCGACCGCTCGTGGACCGGTTGATCTCCACGGCCAAGAAGGGTACCCTGGCGTCCAAGCGACAGGTGGCCAGAACGGTCCGGGTCAAACCGGTCTTCAAGAAGCTATTCAGCGAAATCGTGCCGCAACTGGCCGATCGTGACTCCGGGTTTACGCGCGTCGTCAAGCTGGGCGTGCGGCGGGGGGACGGCGCCCCGATGTCGGTGGTCGAACTGCTGACCGAGCGCAAGGCGGAGGGGGACGAGGCCAAGGGGAAAAAGGGCAAGAAGGCCGCCCCGGCCGGAAAAGCGAAAGCTAAGACCAGGAAACCGGCAAAGGCCAAGTGATCCGAGACTGCAGGATCCGGCACACGACGGCCCGCCGCGCGGCGGGCCTTTTTTGTTGCCCGGATGCCCTTGATCAAATTGCTTGATATGACGTTGACCGCGTGTTATGTTACCGTCTGGATTGGCCCGTAATCGAATCACGGGGAGTGGCTCCCGTCAAGCTTATTGTGTCTTGGCAAAAATTCCACCTGCTAATACGTGACACGAGAGAGGTACAATGGAACAGACCCAGAAGAAGGGATTGTCGAAAGGGTGCCTGGTGGCGCTGATCATTGTCGCCGTGCTGGTCGTGATTATCGTCGTCGCTGGGTTGACCTGCTGGTATTACAAGGATGATCTGGCGAAAATGGGCGCCACCACGGGTGTCAGCGGTGTCAAGGATCTGATGGCGCAGACGCCCCCGGAGGGGATTGATACGGCGCAGTTCAACGCGCTGGCTGATGCCTTTCTGGTGAAGCTTAACGAAGAGCCGCTCGACTATGAGAAGTACGCCGGATTCATGCAAGCCCTGCAGGGCGTGATTGACGATAAGGCAATTAGCACCGATGAGGCTGAACGTTTGGCGGATGCCATGATCGTGTACTATCCGGATCTGACCGAACAGTATCAACCTCAGGAGGCGATAGATACGACCGGTGTGATAGACTCCACCGTGTCGCAATAGGGCGACGGTGTCGGCGTGAAGCCGGTCGACGCGTCGTCGGGCTGGAGACCGGATGGACGAGCTTAAGACGATTCTGCCGGTGCTGGCCGCTTACCTGCTGGGTGCCGTCCCGTTCGGGTTGATCGTTGCCCGGGTGTTCGGCGTATCGGACCTCCGATCTCGCGGGTCGGGCAATATCGGGGCCACCAACGTCTGGCGGGTCCTCGGCCCCGGAGCGGCGGTGTGGGTCTATGTTCTTGATATTGGCAAGGGAATAGCAGTGGTGCTGACCGCACGTCAGATCGACCAGGTGCTCCTGTCCCGTGATCTTTTTCTGATCTGCTGTGCCGTGGCCGCCATCATCGGGCACGTGTTCCCGGTGTACCTCGGGTTCAAGGGCGGCAAGGGAGTCAATACGGCACTTGGGGCCATGATCACCCTGCTGCCCGTGGAGGTCGTGATCTGCCTCGGACTGTTTGTGCTCGTGGTGCTGACTTCGCGCTACGTTTCCCTGGGATCATTGGCTGCCGGCGTGGCCCTGCCCGTTGTTCTGGCCGTCGAGAAAACGCTCGCGGGCCGAGGAATGGCCGACGTCTATCAATATGCCGCCGTGCTGGTGGCTATCCTGGTTGTCGTGACGCATCGTGGAAACATAAGGCGCCTTCTGTCCGGCACGGAAAACCGTTTTTCGTTTTCCTCCCGGGAAGGCGGGGCAGGTTCCCGTGGCCGGTAGAGTAGCCGTACTGGGCGCCGGTTGCTGGGGTATGGCCCTGGCGAATTTACTTGACTCCGGTGGCAATCAGGTCTGCCTGTGGGAATTCGATCCCGCAGAGTACGAGAAGCTGCTCAGACATCACGGCAACCCGGACCGGCTCAGAGACTTTCGGCTGCCTGAGACCGTGGACCTGACGAATGATGCCGCTTACGCGCTCGAGGCAGCCGAGTTTGTCATTCTGGCTACGCCCTCGCAGCACCTGCGCTCCGTGATCTCTCCTCTGGGCGACCGCCTGCGCAGGGCACGGGGAATCGTCAATGTCGCCAAAGGGATTGAAGCAGGCACCCTGACGAGAATGTCGCAGGTCGTTACTGATGAGTGCGACGTTGCCCCGGACAGGGTCGGGACGCTCTCGGGTCCGTCGCACGCCGAGGAAGTGATTCTCGACATGCCCACGACCGTCGTGGCGGCCTCGTCCTCTGAACCGCTTGCCTGTGAGACGCAGCGGCTTTTCTCGGTGGACAACTTTCGCGTGTATATCAGCCAGGACCTCGTCGGAGTCGAGTTGGGCGGATCCCTGAAGAATATCATTGCCATCGCGGCAGGCATTGCCGACGGTCTGGGGCTGGGCGACAACACCAAGGGCGCGCTGATAACCCGTGGGCTGGCCGAGATAACCCGGCTCGGCGTGGCTATGGGCGCTCAGGTGGAGACGTTTGCCGGGCTGTCCGGGATCGGTGATCTGGTGACCACCTGCATGTCCGGCCACAGCCGCAACCGTCTGGTCGGTGAACGGATCGGCCGCGGGCAGAGCCTTGAGCACATTCTGTCGGAACTGAAGATGGTAGCCGAGGGTGTTGAAACGACGCGTTCCGGACTCGAGCTGGCCCGCGGTCTGGATGTCGAGATGCCCATCACCAACGAGGTGTACCGGGTACTGTTCGAAGGGAAATCGGCTTCGGAGGCGGTTTCGGATCTTATGGGAAGAGAGCTGAAAGCGGAGATATGGCGATAAATCCATCGTGTCGTGAGAGGACAAACCGTGGCCAAGAGTAACACTATCGAGAGGAGATACTACTCCATAGGTGAAGTCTCGCGCATGACCGGTCTTCAGGCCTATGTGTTGCGGTACTGGGAGAAAGAGTTTGCGGTGCTCCGGCCGAAGAAGAACCGAGGTGGCAGCAGGCAGTATACGTCCAGGGACATCGAACTGGTCAACCGTATCAAGCACCTTCGTACCAACGAGAAGCTCACCATTGCCGGCGCTCGGAACAAACTGATGATGAGGAAGTCCGGTGAGAAAAGCGAGCAGGTGGCAAAGCGGGCCCGGGCCAAGACGTTGCTCGGTCAGATCAGGAAGGACGTGGAGGATCTGCTGAAATTTTTCCCTTGAGTTTCACGGCTTTTGGGCTAGATTGAAACTGGTTGGACCCTTTCTCAGGGTCATTCTCGGATGAGTCGGAGCGTAGCGCAGCCTGGTTAGCGCACTCGCTTGGGGTGCGAGAGGTCGGCCGTTCAAATCGGCTCGCTCCGACCATTTCTCCCCTTGGTCGCGCACCTGCGGGTCACTTTTTTTGCTGCATTTCTGGCCGGGGGCGCTGTTATGTTAGAGCGATGGGAGGCGCATCGTGACCGAGCATTACGTGATCGGTCTGGTTTTCATTGTCGTGTTCGGCATCGGGGCGCAGTGGCTGGCCTGGCGGCTGCATCTGCCGTCCATTCTACTGCTGCTCCTAGTCGGCCTTCTGGGAGGCCCGATCACCGGATTCCTCAAGCCTGACGAACTCTTCGGTGAGGTGCTCGTTCCCTTCGTGTCGGTCGCGGTGGCGGTTATTCTCTTTGAAGGTGGCCTGAGCCTGCGGCTCAGGGAACTGCGGCAGGTCGGGGGGCTGGTGCGGAATCTCATCACTATCGGCGTTCTGGTCACGTGGGGGCTTGGCGCTCTGGCCGCCCATCTTGTATTCGGCATGGGCGCGGCACCGGCCCTTCTGCTTGGCGCCATTCTGGTGGTCACCGGTCCCACGGTGATTATCCCGCTTCTCAGGCAGGTGCGCCCCGCTGGTCGCGTCGGCTCCGCGATCAAGTGGGAGGGAATAGTAAACGATCCGGTCGGTGCCATTCTCGCCGTTCTGACGTTCGAAGTCATTCTCCTTGGCGGCGCCCAGTCGGGCGCGTCGGTGGTCCTGGTCGGAGTGACCAAGGCCATTCTCGTGGGAGGCGGCATGGGTCTGGTGGGCGCAGCCGTGATGGTGCTCCTTCTCAAGAAGTATCTTATCCCGGATTTCCTTCACAGCCCGGTAGCTCTCATGATGGTTATCCTGGGTTATGCCGCTGCCAACGCCCTGCAGACCGAATCGGGCCTGCTCGCCGTAACCGTGATGGGCATTGCGCTGGCCAGCCAGAGGTATGTGTCCATCAAGCAGATACTGGAGTTCAAGGAAAACCTGAGGGTGATTCTGATTTCGGTACTGTTTATCATCCTGGCCGCCCGGCTGCCCGCCGGTGACGGCATCCTGACCGGGGCCGCCGGGTGGGTGTTTGTCCTCGTGCTGATTCTAATCGTTCGCCCCGCCGCCGTTCTTGCGGCCACGTTCAGGACGGCCCTGAAAAGATCTGAACGGTTTTTTCTGGCCTGGATGGCGCCCCGCGGGATTGTTGCGGCGGCGGTTTCCTCGGTCTTTGCCCTGCGTCTGGCAGAGCGTGACATTGCCGGATACGAGGCGCTGGTCCCGGTGACGTTTCAGGTCATCATCGGCACCGTTGCCGTATACGGCGTCAGCGCCTCCTTTGTGGCTCGTCGGCTCAAAGTGGCCAGGCCGAATCCCCAGGGAATCCTCATTGTCGGTGCCCACCTCTGGGCGCGCGCCATTGCCGAAACGCTGCAACGCGAGGGTCTTCAGGTCGTGCTGGTCGACTCCAACTGGAGCAACGTATCGGCCGCACGCAGCACCGGGCTGGCGGCAACGTATGGCAATATCCTGTCAGAAGACCTGGCCTACGACTTGCCCCTGGACGGGATCGGCCGTCTGATCGCCGTCACGCCCAATGATGAAGTCAACTCGCTGGCCGCTTTGCACTTCCTGGATGTATTCGGAAGCTCCGAGGTGTACCAACTGCCGCCGGCCGTCGCGGCCGGAAAATCAAAACAGCAACGGGTCTCACCCGACCTGCGCGGACGCTACTTGTTCAGCCGGGACGCCACTTTCCAGAACCTCAACTCGCGGTTTCGATCCGGCACGGTGGTCAAGAGGAATACGATCACCGAGGAGTTCAACATCGATCAGCTTCGTTCGCGATACGGCCAGACGGCTTTGCCGCTGTTCGTGATCACCGAGTCAGGCGGTCTGAGGGTAAGCACAGCCGACAGCCCGCTGTCAGCCCGGCCCGGACAGGTCCTGATCAGCCTGGTGGAAGAACGGGAATAGGGCGGCGGGAGAAGGAGTACTCAAGATTGCTCAAGTCAGCGTCCGCCGAGTGTTCGACCCTGGTCCTGGTCCCGGCCTTCAACGCGGCCGCGCACCTTCCCGAACTGCTTGAGCGCCTTCGGCGATACCTCTGCAACGAGCATCTTCTGGTGATCAACGACGGTTCCACGGATGCCTCGCTTGACATCCTGCGCCGGTATGAGGTCAACTATATCTCCTTCCCGCAGAACCGCGGCAAGGGAGCGGCGCTTGCGGCCGGATTCAGCTATGCCCTGCAGAAAGGATATCGTTCCGTTCTGACGATCGATGCCGACCTGCAGCACCTGCCGGAGGAAATCCCTCGCTTTTTCGCGCGGGACGACGGCAGGACTATTGTCGTGGGCACCCGGATCATATCCCCGGCCTCCATGCCTTTCGAGCGCTGGTTGACCAACTACCTGACGTCCCTGATTATCTCCATCTTTTCCACGCAGCGGGTCCGGGACAGCCAATCCGGATTCCGGCTTATCCCGGCCACGGTACTGCGCGCTTTCAGGCTCTCCACCGCCGACTATGATCTGGAATCTGAACTGCTCTTCAAGGCCGGCGGCCTGGGCCTGGTCATGGATGAGGTCGCGATATCAACCGTGTACAGCGGCACGCGTTCCTACATTGATCCCGTCACCGATACGCTGCGGTTCATTCGACAGATCTGGCGCCGCATCTGGATGTGAGCGGGTTGCGCTTGCTTTTCACTCCGCCGGCCGGTAAACTACCGCTTATGAAACTGGCTGAATTCTTCTCCAATTACTTTACCGTCCGCAAGGAACTGGTTGAGGCGGTGAAAGGATTGAGCCGGGAACAGCTTGACTGGTGCGCGCCCGGCCATCCGAACTCCATCGGGCACCTGCTTGCCCACGTTGCCGAGACCGAGTTCTGGTGGATTTCCATTGTGGCTGAAAAGAACGTGGCGCCGTCCCAGACCGATTTTCAACGGTTCGAAAACGACCTGACGGCGGATCGGATCTTCGCGTGGCTTGAGGAGCACTTTGCCGAAACCGGTTCGTTTCTCCGGAGAGAAGAGCTGGACGACTGGGACGGGGTTTTCTACTCGTTCGAGATCGACGGCAAGGAAGAGAAGGTGTCAAAACGCTGGCTGGTCTGGCACGTCGTGGAGCATCAGGCCAGGCATCGGGGGCAGATCTTTATGCTCATGCGCATGCAGGGGTTGGACGTTCCCAATGTATGACGGGAAGCTCATCCTGATCACGAACGATGACGGGTATTTCTCTGAGGGCATCAATGCCATGTTCCGGCAGCTTTCCCGGAAACACGACGTATGCATGGTTGCGCCGGACCGGGAGCAGTCGGCCAGTTCCCACTCGCTCACGCTGAACCGCCCGCTGCGCGTCCACAAAATCGACAAGCATCGATTTACGACGGATGGAACGCCCACGGACTGCGTGATGCTGGGCATTCACCTCATTTCCAAAAAGCGCCGGCCCGACATGATTATATCGGGAATCAACCACGGTGGCAATATGGGCGATGACATCACCTATTCCGGGACGGTGGCTGCCGCCATCGAGGGAGCCATCCTGCGGATTCCGTCGATGGCCGTATCCATGGCCGATTATAAGCCGGGCACGCCCATGCTGCGCGCGGCCCGGTTCGTGTCCAGGCTGCTCGACAGGTACGACGATCTTGCGCTCGCACCGTCGACCTTTCTCAATATCAACCTCCCGCTCGATCACGGCCGCCCCTATCGTGATTTCGAGTTCACCAGCCAGGGATTTCGCATGTACAAGGATATCGTGGTCCGCAAGACCGACCCCCGCGGTACGCCGTATTTCTGGATCGGCGGGCGACCCCGATGGAAAACCACCCGGGGCACGGATTTCGCCGCCGTGACAAAAGGGAAGGTATCTATCACGCCCATGACGCTGGCTTTTACGGACACGGAGTCTCTGGCGCGGCTCGGACAGACGAAACTCCGGATGTGAAGGCGGGATTGAGCGGCGATTCCCGAGGAGAATTCCCCCGGCGCCGTGCCGATAAACCTATTGACAACCTGTTGGAATCGCATATTTTACTGCGTGTAAGATCGGGGCGTGGCGCAGGTTGGTAGCGCGCTTGGTTCGGGACTAAGAGGTCGCTGGTTCAAATCCAGTCGCCCCGATTTTCATGTACTAATGTATCTTCGTAAACTGATTCCCAAGCTGATGCTTGACTTCAACCAACGGTAGCCAGGGGTTGTGTATGCCTGCAGAAAGAAAGCCCGTCATTGCCGTCATCGGAGCCAGCAAGTGTTCCAAGAAGCTCCGTGATATGGCAGCACTGGTCGGCCGCTACGTCGCCGAAAACGGGGGGGTGATCGTCTGTGGCGGAATGGGAGGTATTATGGAGGGAGCCGCCCGAGGGGCCAAAGAGGCCGGCGGCGTCACCATCGGTATCCTCCCGACAGACAACAAGGCCGACGCCAATGAGTTCATCGAGTACATCATTCCCACCGGGTTCGGTGATGCGAGAAACATCATGGTCGTCCGATCGGCCGATGCTGTGGTTGCCTTTCCCGGCAAGTACGGCACGCTTTCCGAAATGGCCTTTGCGCTGCTGGCGGGCAAACCCGTGATATCCGTGTCTGCCTGGAAACTCGGCGACGAGATCACGCACGTGGAAGACCCTATCGATGCCGCCGAGCTGGCGATGAAGTTG harbors:
- the surE gene encoding 5'/3'-nucleotidase SurE, whose product is MYDGKLILITNDDGYFSEGINAMFRQLSRKHDVCMVAPDREQSASSHSLTLNRPLRVHKIDKHRFTTDGTPTDCVMLGIHLISKKRRPDMIISGINHGGNMGDDITYSGTVAAAIEGAILRIPSMAVSMADYKPGTPMLRAARFVSRLLDRYDDLALAPSTFLNINLPLDHGRPYRDFEFTSQGFRMYKDIVVRKTDPRGTPYFWIGGRPRWKTTRGTDFAAVTKGKVSITPMTLAFTDTESLARLGQTKLRM
- a CDS encoding cation:proton antiporter, yielding MTEHYVIGLVFIVVFGIGAQWLAWRLHLPSILLLLLVGLLGGPITGFLKPDELFGEVLVPFVSVAVAVILFEGGLSLRLRELRQVGGLVRNLITIGVLVTWGLGALAAHLVFGMGAAPALLLGAILVVTGPTVIIPLLRQVRPAGRVGSAIKWEGIVNDPVGAILAVLTFEVILLGGAQSGASVVLVGVTKAILVGGGMGLVGAAVMVLLLKKYLIPDFLHSPVALMMVILGYAAANALQTESGLLAVTVMGIALASQRYVSIKQILEFKENLRVILISVLFIILAARLPAGDGILTGAAGWVFVLVLILIVRPAAVLAATFRTALKRSERFFLAWMAPRGIVAAAVSSVFALRLAERDIAGYEALVPVTFQVIIGTVAVYGVSASFVARRLKVARPNPQGILIVGAHLWARAIAETLQREGLQVVLVDSNWSNVSAARSTGLAATYGNILSEDLAYDLPLDGIGRLIAVTPNDEVNSLAALHFLDVFGSSEVYQLPPAVAAGKSKQQRVSPDLRGRYLFSRDATFQNLNSRFRSGTVVKRNTITEEFNIDQLRSRYGQTALPLFVITESGGLRVSTADSPLSARPGQVLISLVEERE
- a CDS encoding MerR family transcriptional regulator — translated: MAKSNTIERRYYSIGEVSRMTGLQAYVLRYWEKEFAVLRPKKNRGGSRQYTSRDIELVNRIKHLRTNEKLTIAGARNKLMMRKSGEKSEQVAKRARAKTLLGQIRKDVEDLLKFFP
- a CDS encoding NAD(P)H-dependent glycerol-3-phosphate dehydrogenase; this translates as MAGRVAVLGAGCWGMALANLLDSGGNQVCLWEFDPAEYEKLLRHHGNPDRLRDFRLPETVDLTNDAAYALEAAEFVILATPSQHLRSVISPLGDRLRRARGIVNVAKGIEAGTLTRMSQVVTDECDVAPDRVGTLSGPSHAEEVILDMPTTVVAASSSEPLACETQRLFSVDNFRVYISQDLVGVELGGSLKNIIAIAAGIADGLGLGDNTKGALITRGLAEITRLGVAMGAQVETFAGLSGIGDLVTTCMSGHSRNRLVGERIGRGQSLEHILSELKMVAEGVETTRSGLELARGLDVEMPITNEVYRVLFEGKSASEAVSDLMGRELKAEIWR
- a CDS encoding glycosyltransferase family 2 protein; this translates as MLKSASAECSTLVLVPAFNAAAHLPELLERLRRYLCNEHLLVINDGSTDASLDILRRYEVNYISFPQNRGKGAALAAGFSYALQKGYRSVLTIDADLQHLPEEIPRFFARDDGRTIVVGTRIISPASMPFERWLTNYLTSLIISIFSTQRVRDSQSGFRLIPATVLRAFRLSTADYDLESELLFKAGGLGLVMDEVAISTVYSGTRSYIDPVTDTLRFIRQIWRRIWM
- a CDS encoding DinB family protein translates to MKLAEFFSNYFTVRKELVEAVKGLSREQLDWCAPGHPNSIGHLLAHVAETEFWWISIVAEKNVAPSQTDFQRFENDLTADRIFAWLEEHFAETGSFLRREELDDWDGVFYSFEIDGKEEKVSKRWLVWHVVEHQARHRGQIFMLMRMQGLDVPNV
- a CDS encoding TIGR00725 family protein; the protein is MPAERKPVIAVIGASKCSKKLRDMAALVGRYVAENGGVIVCGGMGGIMEGAARGAKEAGGVTIGILPTDNKADANEFIEYIIPTGFGDARNIMVVRSADAVVAFPGKYGTLSEMAFALLAGKPVISVSAWKLGDEITHVEDPIDAAELAMKLARGSQ